From a region of the Campylobacteraceae bacterium genome:
- a CDS encoding alkaline phosphatase family protein, giving the protein MKKLSLFVFIDGFGWEVYKKHGFNLSIIKDAKPLKTTFGFSSAADPSILTGRYPDEHTHWSSFYYDPKNSPFKFFKYLSFLPKIIFDRFRPRHYLSKLIKIFYGYTGYFELYSVPFKYLPYFDYLEKRDYFVPKGILKTDTIFDWCVENNIPYHCSNWRKSETYNINVLKKEIEKKEIEFTYLYLPTLDGVMHTYGTQKDETKNKLLWLEEQIEDVYMHACNHYDEVSLHIFSDHGMCDTTGSIDLISSIEESNLEYGKDYVAMYDSTMARFWFMNETAKIKIQGILENVEEGSIVTHDELKKMHVFFEGNRFGEVFFLTKPGILINPSYFGLKVIPGMHGFHPDHKDSNALMFSSTTIDDEIQSITDIRRVMEKEINNEKR; this is encoded by the coding sequence ATGAAAAAGTTATCACTTTTTGTTTTTATTGATGGTTTTGGCTGGGAGGTATATAAAAAACACGGTTTTAATCTCTCAATTATAAAAGATGCAAAACCTTTAAAAACGACCTTTGGTTTTTCTTCTGCAGCTGATCCTTCCATTCTTACGGGACGTTATCCGGATGAACATACTCACTGGTCAAGCTTTTATTACGATCCTAAAAACTCTCCTTTTAAATTTTTTAAGTATTTATCCTTTTTGCCTAAGATAATTTTTGATCGTTTTAGACCAAGACATTATTTGAGTAAATTAATAAAAATATTTTATGGTTATACAGGATATTTTGAGCTTTACAGTGTGCCTTTTAAATATCTTCCTTATTTTGATTATCTTGAGAAAAGAGACTATTTTGTTCCCAAAGGAATATTAAAAACGGATACCATTTTTGACTGGTGTGTGGAAAATAATATCCCTTACCACTGTTCCAACTGGAGAAAAAGTGAAACATATAACATTAATGTTTTAAAAAAAGAGATAGAAAAAAAAGAAATAGAATTTACTTATTTGTACCTTCCTACTCTTGATGGTGTTATGCATACCTATGGTACACAAAAAGATGAGACCAAAAATAAACTTTTATGGTTAGAAGAACAAATAGAAGATGTGTATATGCATGCGTGTAATCATTATGATGAAGTGAGCCTACATATTTTCAGTGACCATGGAATGTGTGATACAACAGGAAGTATTGATTTAATTTCTTCTATAGAAGAAAGTAATTTAGAGTATGGAAAAGATTATGTTGCAATGTATGATTCTACCATGGCCAGATTCTGGTTTATGAATGAAACTGCAAAAATTAAAATACAAGGAATTCTTGAAAATGTTGAAGAAGGCTCTATTGTTACACATGATGAGTTGAAAAAAATGCATGTTTTTTTTGAAGGCAATCGTTTTGGAGAAGTATTCTTTTTAACCAAACCTGGCATATTAATCAATCCCAGTTATTTTGGATTAAAAGTAATACCAGGAATGCACGGTTTTCACCCTGACCATAAAGATTCAAATGCATTAATGTTCTCAAGCACAACAATAGATGACGAAATACAAAGCATAACAGATATTAGACGTGTTATGGAAAAAGAGATTAATAATGAAAAAAGATAA
- a CDS encoding LysR family transcriptional regulator, producing the protein MDSNLLKIFTSVVEKKSITLGAKKLKVTQSNVTLRIKQLEKTLGFLVFHRTSKGIVLTTQGEELLPFAKDIVQKMEEIEVRMKNIKVQNSLRLASTYSNASIRLISFLKQINTDFPSMQVDIITNNTLPIIQLLLDYKIDIAFINHEPKNKDLLVLNTFDNELLLLESKQKSTNKTILAYGPSCAFYKAMKDYYTHLDITEYKTIEIEDFEIILSCIELGMGRSLIPKSIVKKFGYLSKLKLTPLSKNIVDVPTCLVCRKDNLPKISEYLKKLQL; encoded by the coding sequence ATGGACTCAAATCTTCTCAAAATATTTACAAGTGTTGTTGAAAAAAAAAGCATTACTTTAGGTGCTAAAAAGCTTAAAGTGACGCAATCAAACGTTACATTAAGAATTAAACAGCTTGAAAAAACATTAGGATTTTTAGTGTTTCACAGAACTTCCAAAGGTATCGTATTAACAACACAAGGGGAGGAATTACTTCCTTTTGCCAAGGATATTGTGCAAAAAATGGAAGAAATAGAAGTTAGAATGAAAAATATTAAAGTTCAAAACTCATTAAGACTTGCCTCAACCTATTCAAATGCAAGTATTCGATTAATTTCATTTTTAAAACAAATCAATACTGATTTTCCAAGTATGCAAGTAGATATTATTACCAATAATACCTTGCCTATTATTCAGTTATTGCTTGATTATAAAATAGACATTGCTTTTATTAATCATGAACCAAAGAACAAAGACTTGCTTGTGTTAAATACATTTGATAATGAATTATTATTATTGGAATCAAAACAAAAATCAACAAACAAAACTATTTTAGCCTATGGACCAAGCTGTGCATTTTACAAAGCAATGAAAGACTATTATACACATCTCGATATTACAGAATATAAAACAATCGAAATAGAAGATTTTGAGATTATTCTTTCTTGTATAGAGTTAGGAATGGGGAGATCTCTTATTCCAAAATCCATTGTTAAAAAATTCGGATATTTAAGTAAATTGAAACTGACACCCCTTTCCAAAAATATTGTAGATGTACCTACTTGTTTAGTTTGTAGAAAAGACAATCTTCCTAAGATTAGTGAATATTTGAAAAAATTACAATTATAA
- a CDS encoding type II toxin-antitoxin system HipA family toxin, which produces MQEINAYIYGKKIGTMIEHEGRVYFEYEKEFKLEGLEISPIKLHTTKTKDAYSSSDQIGLYHGIAGVFFDSLPDKHGMPFIDRYFEKKGLRAFEMTILHKLAFIGNRGMGAIEYLPKEEDLPLSSDFAINAKKAYEEMKQSLEKDDSSIEALMNIRQSVSPVGGARPKMLVQYNYVSSEIRLNKTALHPGYKRAIIKFDEVYEYMGSIGLTRLEYISMSMAKEIGINTAQFQLINEGSSKHLLVKRFDRDDNDEKIHMCTASGLMHLDISILKATSYEQLFMLTRNVCKSQEDVEELFKRMILNILILNFDDHAKNFAYLMDRSGKWSLSPAYDITYSKGVMKAHTTSIAGKDLNITRADVLKIAKNQAIKTIHASKIIDDCIKVAKTFEDKAIAIALDADTRIECKKNIDSQIELLLV; this is translated from the coding sequence ATGCAAGAAATTAATGCCTATATTTATGGCAAAAAAATAGGAACAATGATTGAGCATGAAGGAAGAGTTTATTTTGAGTATGAAAAAGAGTTTAAATTAGAAGGCTTAGAAATATCACCTATTAAACTGCATACTACAAAAACAAAAGATGCTTATAGCAGCTCAGATCAAATTGGACTTTATCATGGAATTGCGGGAGTGTTCTTTGATTCTTTACCTGATAAACATGGTATGCCTTTTATTGACAGATATTTTGAAAAAAAAGGACTTAGAGCTTTTGAAATGACTATTTTGCATAAACTTGCATTTATTGGAAATAGGGGTATGGGAGCTATTGAATACTTGCCAAAAGAAGAAGACCTTCCTTTGTCTTCTGATTTTGCAATTAATGCAAAAAAAGCATATGAGGAAATGAAACAAAGCTTAGAAAAAGATGATTCTTCAATTGAAGCGTTAATGAATATTAGGCAAAGTGTATCACCTGTTGGTGGGGCTAGACCTAAGATGCTTGTGCAATATAACTATGTGAGCAGTGAGATTAGACTAAACAAAACGGCTTTACACCCTGGATATAAAAGAGCAATTATTAAATTTGATGAAGTTTATGAGTATATGGGAAGTATTGGTTTAACAAGGCTTGAATATATATCAATGAGTATGGCAAAAGAAATAGGAATAAATACAGCTCAATTTCAATTAATTAATGAAGGTAGCTCTAAACATTTACTTGTAAAAAGATTTGATAGAGATGATAATGATGAAAAAATACATATGTGTACAGCGTCAGGATTAATGCATCTTGATATCTCTATTTTAAAAGCTACCTCTTATGAACAACTATTTATGCTTACAAGAAATGTGTGTAAGTCCCAAGAAGATGTAGAAGAACTTTTTAAACGAATGATATTAAATATTCTGATTTTAAATTTTGATGACCATGCAAAAAACTTTGCATATTTAATGGACAGAAGTGGAAAATGGAGTTTGTCACCAGCTTATGATATTACCTATTCAAAAGGTGTAATGAAAGCACATACTACAAGCATTGCAGGAAAAGATTTAAATATTACAAGAGCTGATGTTCTAAAAATTGCAAAGAATCAAGCTATTAAAACAATACATGCTTCAAAAATTATTGATGATTGTATAAAAGTTGCAAAAACTTTTGAAGATAAAGCGATAGCTATTGCGCTAGATGCGGATACTAGAATAGAGTGTAAAAAAAATATTGATAGCCAAATAGAATTGCTTTTAGTATAA
- a CDS encoding carbon-nitrogen hydrolase family protein, with amino-acid sequence MRKRIIAALQIGSHDKGTKATVEKILDYEKDILKSNCDLLVMPEALLGGYPKGSDFGTKVGFRTDEGREEFLNYWKESIKIEGPEILALSKLAKRCNTSMIIGIIERDNTTLYCTTVFISEKGKILAKHRKLMPTASERLIWAKGDGSTLPVIETYVGKIGSAICWENYMPLLRTAMYTKGIEIWCASTVDDREIWQSSMKHIAYEGRVFLISACQFIKAPENSYVKSEKWPKDKPIIKGGSVIISPMGEIIAGPLYNEEGIISAEINLDDIVKARYDMDPTGHYSRPDIFKLSVNEEERAGIHFIKKSSE; translated from the coding sequence ATGAGAAAAAGAATTATTGCAGCATTACAAATTGGAAGCCATGACAAAGGAACAAAAGCAACAGTAGAAAAGATATTGGATTATGAAAAAGATATTCTAAAATCCAATTGTGATTTACTCGTCATGCCAGAAGCATTATTAGGAGGTTATCCAAAAGGTTCAGACTTTGGTACTAAAGTTGGATTTAGAACAGACGAAGGCAGAGAAGAATTCTTAAATTATTGGAAAGAATCCATAAAAATCGAGGGTCCAGAAATACTTGCACTTTCAAAATTAGCAAAACGTTGCAATACCTCAATGATAATAGGTATTATTGAAAGAGACAATACCACCTTGTATTGCACAACAGTATTTATATCTGAAAAAGGAAAAATACTTGCAAAACATAGAAAACTAATGCCCACTGCCAGTGAAAGACTAATTTGGGCCAAAGGAGATGGTTCTACCCTACCAGTAATAGAAACATATGTTGGGAAAATAGGATCTGCAATCTGCTGGGAAAACTATATGCCACTATTACGAACAGCTATGTATACTAAAGGAATTGAAATATGGTGTGCATCCACTGTGGATGATCGTGAGATTTGGCAGTCAAGTATGAAACACATTGCATATGAAGGTAGGGTTTTTCTAATCAGTGCTTGTCAATTTATAAAAGCACCAGAAAATTCTTATGTGAAAAGTGAAAAATGGCCTAAAGATAAACCTATTATTAAAGGAGGAAGTGTCATTATTTCTCCTATGGGCGAGATTATTGCAGGTCCTTTATACAATGAAGAAGGAATTATTTCTGCAGAAATCAACTTAGATGATATTGTAAAAGCACGTTATGACATGGATCCAACAGGACATTATTCTCGTCCAGATATCTTCAAACTAAGTGTAAATGAAGAAGAAAGAGCAGGTATACATTTTATTAAAAAAAGTTCCGAATAA
- a CDS encoding helix-turn-helix transcriptional regulator has protein sequence MIELMSPYDIMEKFVEGIEKQRVRKNMTQVDLYKAAGMSAKSYANYISSKNTKFENIIKLMIALDMTSKLDILLTQEKYISLDEIRNQKKQKVRKRVRKG, from the coding sequence GTGATTGAATTAATGAGTCCATATGATATTATGGAAAAATTTGTTGAAGGTATAGAAAAACAAAGAGTTAGAAAAAATATGACACAAGTGGATTTATACAAAGCTGCTGGTATGTCTGCTAAATCATATGCTAATTATATAAGCAGTAAAAACACAAAATTTGAAAATATTATTAAGCTTATGATTGCTCTTGATATGACATCAAAGTTAGACATATTACTTACACAAGAAAAGTACATATCTCTTGATGAAATTAGAAATCAAAAAAAACAAAAAGTAAGAAAAAGAGTAAGAAAAGGATAA